The following DNA comes from Eleginops maclovinus isolate JMC-PN-2008 ecotype Puerto Natales chromosome 8, JC_Emac_rtc_rv5, whole genome shotgun sequence.
TTAACTTTTGGGCCCCACGGTCGATggtggattttcaaaataagagaggGTTTATGTacagcttgaaaaaaatacaatttaaaagaaaggtGGACGGATCGTAGATGACCTCCGAAAGCTAAAATATGCAcacaaaataagaacattttttacCAGCTAGGGTCAACGGCCAATGGCGGAGGCCCTCAGGGGGTCCACGTTATCTTCTGATTGGGTCAGAGCCGCAAAGTTTGgcatgctttttaaataagGTAAGATCGAGTTTGACAGTGCATGGAATCCTCTCTACAATAACCATaatcaaaactgaaaataaagaaaaagttttCACCTGCAGAAAGATATtatgctaactcattcccggtttaaggactcattcctgcacctctctatgtGTTGACTACAGTGATGTGTGATTATATTTTGAACCACTTTACAATtagactacccttataaaggattcataaagggttttaATGAAGTTGTGAACTCTTTATCAATCAGCTTTTATAAGacgagagataaacagggcacCTGagaccggttgcttgccaaatagtgagccaacatgtatctgtactgctaagccttatattggctacttagctcaagagatgccaagaaacatggatttataaaccagttctaacatagttttcatacttCAACACcggctcactatttggcaagatgactaagccttatattggctacctagcttccttcctcttcttcatcagccagcatcctggGTATCTGTTGTTATCTGAGTTGATTCCCCCCCTCATCCAACTTGATGTTCCTTAGTATCtgtaagctaagtagccaatataaggcttagcagtacagatacatgtgggctcactatttggcaagcaaccggtctCAGTGGCTGTTTATCTCTCGTCTTATAAAAGCTGattgatgatttataaagtgttcacaacctaattaataaatgaatcacTAATTAAACCCTTTATAGGGGTAGTGTTATTGGAAAGTGGTACCTTACATTTCGGAGAGGATGAGATGATTAGTCACGTCGTGGTTAAGGCCGTATTTGAGATCTGATCGGTGACATCCCGCTGATTCTGGAATCATCTGTGAGCGTCGACATCTTTAAAGGAGGTGTGCATTTGGCTTTTGGGGGAAGTACGAGGAGCCTTGCTGTCCCATCAGCCAGGTTTGCTTCCCGAGTGCGTCCACctgctcccccctccccccctgtgTGTGAGGGAGCGCTCACAGAGTCCGGGGGGGCAGCTGCTGTTTGTAGATCCCGGCCAGAGCTTTGGCGGCGCTGTGGATCATCTGGCGCTGGGTCATGCCCGTCATGGCCTGATGCCAGTCTGTCCGGTTGATGTTGGGCAGGTTGCGCTCCAGGACCTCGCCCACCGTCGCGATCAGGCCGGACCAGCGCAGGCTGTAGTCAGGGGGGGTCAGGGACTGGGCCtgcacggggggggggggggggggtggatggAGGTTTGTAGGCAAGTGGAATTTATTAAAGTTGAATTATATAGCTatgaaagatggatggatgtcaCAGATATAAGAGTATTGGTTGTAAACAGTGTCTGATGTTTACCTGCTGGATGTGATCCAGAGCCAGAGGCGTGGTCTGAGTGAAGACCTCGATGCGGATGCTGTGACCCGGGTCCTCCAGGATCAAACAGCCGATGTCAAACCACCTGCAGACGACAGAAGCATTTACAGCGTTCATACGACAGCTTTCTTATTTTACACCCCCTGAATTTATGCATGGATAATGGAGAAAtacaagggttagggttaaaatgATACTTCAACACATGTTCTTTAGTTACGTGCTTGCATAATTACAggagatgagtgtgtgtttgtatgtttcaGTTCTGCAGACCTGCCTCAGACTGTAAAGACTGTTTAAGGTAGACAAACACCGTGGGACAGGGAGCTTTATGTTGTGTTGGGACAAGAGTGGAGATCTAACAACGAAGTTCTCTGCTCATCCTCGGCATGAAGCGCCGTCCTTACTGTAACTTTTTTTGACCCGAACAAATACTTGTCCCTCAAAGAGAAAGCTGGTCTAGAACAGCTGGTTTAATCCTTTAGTGCTTCATCTGGTGAGAGGAACCAGGACACAGTATCAGCTTTTATCTGAATAAACCGGTTTAATGATATGCAAACACACCAAACCGGCTTTGATAAAGTCAACCCATATGTTATACATTGAATCCTTTGGTTTTACTTCCCATCCAAGGGTCTTAAAGCTGCTGTATTTCAGCTGATAAAGCCTCCATTTCCTGGCAAGAAGGAGCTTGTTCATTGGCTTAATTGCATTCTGGGTAACTGCACTCCTCATGCTGCCTGACCctgctcttctctctctgtttgggGGAAGCTGAGCTTTAATGGGCAGACACAGAGGGTTAAAGGTGAAGGTTGAAGGTCATCTAAAAGCAGTCCTAAGCTGACCTTTCCCTTCACAGAGAGGGGTCAGAAAGGGCTTTCAGAAGGTGACTGACAACAATGCGCTTTGGGTACAATTCATGGCCTTCCTCATCCTGAAATCGAGGTCCACAGGAGGCACACGGGTAATATGATTCGGTATACATCCCTCCGAACTAGCCTCCACTGAATTGAAAACACTTCCCCGTGTTTCAGGGATCTTCTCCTAACCTGTCGGGGAAGAGCTCCGCGATGAAGTTTTCCAGAGAGACGACGGGCTGCTTCTCGTGGATCACACCGGCTCGACGCAGGCTGTCGATGCGCTCCTGAGCCCCctagcgcacacacacagcacacacacacacacacacacacacacacacacactcacacatgagAGATCGAGCCGGACCtggataaatatttgaaaaggacAATGCAGACGGACCAGATGAAGAGTTTAGTAAGAGTAcagatctgtttttatttgttgaaccAGCAGGGTGAGAGGCAGCTTTGAACTGACCTTGACTCCGGCTGCGTATCCCACAGGCTGCGGGGCGATGTTGGACTGACCGGGCTCTCCGGTGACCAGGGCCATCCCGAAAACCTCCTGAAAGGCGTCTCTGACCGCCTGCACATGCAGCTCCTTATCCGACGTCACCACGATGTCGATGTCCCCGCCGGACTCTGCatagcaacaacacacacacatttaagaagTCAGTGTCTCACAGGAAGTGGGTAGGGAAGCGATCAGGACTGAGGTGGACTCACTGATGTACGGAGCCATGCCCGGGTCCAGAGTGGTGATCATGGACTCCACAGAGTGCTTGGTTCGGTCCAGGACTGTCTTTACTACCGCGTTACCTGCTACtccctgaggacacacacacagggcaggtAAAttagtgtatttgttttactttaatctGCACTGCACCTCTGCAACAGGTAGAGGTATTACCTTGAAAAAGCCCCAGATGCCTCCCCCAGCGTTAGCCTGTCCCGGCTGTCGGGGATCCTCCTGCTCCTCGGGGAAGGTGATGGGAGATCCATCGACTCCTCCCATCATCACTGGCTGCTGGACCATGGGGTTCGGCCCCACACCTGGAGGATAACGTCAATATTATGAAGTTTTAAAGCACAAAACCTTAAGAGTCTGAGTCTAACTTGGAAACATCTGCAGCCGGTAAATGTGTAAGAATAATAAATATGGTTTGTTCTTGGGTTTGACTTCCTGGAGGAACTTTGAGGACCTTTGGACAGCTGCAGCTCAGTCAGAACCTTGGTTCCCTtggtcctcactaacactaagacAGTGGATCACACCCCTCccccagttctgaggtctttaccCTGGCTGTCAAAGCTGGTTAATAAAGCATTGAAGGGTTAATTCTGATCtgctgctacattatgaaccataaTCAGGTCCTCTGGGACGGGTCTGCTTTccgtccccagagtcagaactaaacatggagaagcagcttTCAGTTATTCTGCTCCAAATacctggaacaaactcccacaATCcctcagcctgtgtgtgtgttcctcgcTCACCTGACATGGCCGAGGGACTGGAGAATGTGGGCATCAGCGGCGTCTGTGGCGTCCGCCCGGCGTGCCCCCGTGTGATGTCATACCCCGCACTCATGGAGTAGTTGGAGACCGGCGGGCCCACAGGGGGAGCCGACATGCTGGGAGCCGAAAGGGCCGGCGGTGGTGCCATGGGGGAGGACAGGGGAGGAAAAGATGGGGCGGCGGACGGAGGAAACGGAGAGCTGCTTGTATAAGGCGAGGAGAGcctggagggaggggggaacgGGGAGGACAGGGAGGGGTGGGACGCCATAGGGCTGCTGAAGGCAGGAATGGAGGATGGAACAGCGGGGAGATGGGGGGAGAAGGTGTTGGTGCCAGGGTGGGACATGGGGCTGGACAGACCTGAAACACAACAGATTATGGTAATCAGAATCGGAAcagaacattttctcatagacttctattcaatcTGAGGGAATAGATCAAGAGAGAAGCAGGagcattttctcatagacttctattcaatctgagggaataaataaaaacacggTACAATATCTACTTTTTTGCTGCTTACTTCCTGGTATAAGAGAACTTTTAATACGTAAGTCTACTTTTGCAGAGTTCAGGAAGCGC
Coding sequences within:
- the prrc1 gene encoding protein PRRC1, whose protein sequence is MMEESGIETTPPASPTPPLIVATTVSGPPMSVGLSSPMSHPGTNTFSPHLPAVPSSIPAFSSPMASHPSLSSPFPPPSRLSSPYTSSSPFPPSAAPSFPPLSSPMAPPPALSAPSMSAPPVGPPVSNYSMSAGYDITRGHAGRTPQTPLMPTFSSPSAMSGVGPNPMVQQPVMMGGVDGSPITFPEEQEDPRQPGQANAGGGIWGFFKGVAGNAVVKTVLDRTKHSVESMITTLDPGMAPYIKSGGDIDIVVTSDKELHVQAVRDAFQEVFGMALVTGEPGQSNIAPQPVGYAAGVKGAQERIDSLRRAGVIHEKQPVVSLENFIAELFPDRWFDIGCLILEDPGHSIRIEVFTQTTPLALDHIQQAQSLTPPDYSLRWSGLIATVGEVLERNLPNINRTDWHQAMTGMTQRQMIHSAAKALAGIYKQQLPPRTL